gcccaggtTGTTCCTAGATGTGGCAGAGATCGATCGAGCGCCGCGCAACCCGGCACCTATTTCAGCACCGCGTGTATCAAGCACGGCGCCTCATCCATGGAGCACCCTGGACAGGCCCGTCATcagcgcgacgagcagctAGCTCGCTTGCCGTGTGAGCAGGTCGTCCGCGGCAGCTCGCAGACAAGCCAGTATCAACTGGGGAGCTTGTGTGCATGGAAACACGCCATCCGTTCCGCTTGCATGCAGCACTCAACCGCAGATGATTCATGGAcgacgcgcgacgacacCCTATATCGGCGTGCCTGCCCGGAAAGCGAATGCTAgtcccatccatccccatccatccatgacGGCCATGTGTATCGTCTCAACACCTCGTTCAGCCGCGCATGCATACAGCAGAGAACATGCTCACCCTGACTCGCTGATTTGCGGGCTTCTCACTGCGGTATTCTGGCGAGCCGTCCTGCGAGTGCcgcggtgtcgtcgagccaAGCACGATCCGCGTCGCTAGCGCGGTGCCACATGAAGCTTAAAGAGAcgctcggcggcatcaaccCCAGACTCCTCCGCATTGTCGACGTTCCATAACGCCCGTTCCAGAACAGCTGGACTTGTTCGAGGCAGTGATGCTGGGGAGCATCCTCTGAATCTCCATCGGGCCATCTTTCTCCGGGATTGGCCGCATCCTGTACCCGCGGAAGCATCAGACGCCGGGATCTGCCTCCTTGCTCTCCTCTCGTCGATGCCAACATGGCTTCCCGCAAAGAAACGTATCCCGATCCAAGGTTGGCGGCTATTGCCACGCGGAAAGGGTGACACAACATGGCATAACCGAGTACTGCGGCGAGATTTTCCGGTCCGCGGGCTCGCTGCCTGGGTTGCGACCCCAACGTCGCGGGGTAAGACCTGCGCAATATGCCAAGCCAGGCTATGCCGTTCGATGCGGAGTAAGGGAGCGCCAAGCTTCGAAATAAATTAAATCACGCGCGGAGTCGCtgctgacgatgatggcggtgaATAGCTCTATGGGTATCTGAAGGCAGCCTCTCTATTCCTGTGTCCATTTTGCCACGACGCTCAAACCAAGACATATAGCGCGCATATCTGCAACCACGTTAGCAAGATGTCTGGGAACAGGGACAAAAAAGAGAGGTATTCTCACCATGCTGAGTCCCATGATCATGCTACACCAAAAGCACACGTTGTTGAgcgtctccctcccccgcacCCACTTGGTCCGCTGCAGCATGACAATgggcagctgcagcatctGGCAGACGAAGCCGTAGCCGCGGAGCTTCTTGGTGATGCACGCCATGACAATCTCGTGGCCCACGGCCGAGATGAGGAAGGTGATGACCATGGCACCCGCCTTGCCCGTGTgcggcctgctcgcgctgTACacgtgccgccgcaggaACGAGTAGACGGGCACGTTCCACTCGCGCGAGAACTCCATCCAGTCGGTCGAGTTCCACCAGTCGGCGTAGAAGTGGCGGTCCGCAAAGTGCGTAATCTCAGCAAAGGCGCCAAGCACGTACTCAAAGATaacgaggaagacgagcaGAAAGGTCAGCATAAAGGGGAAGAGAAGCCACGAGATGCTCTCGGCAAGGATGAGCGTCGACTCGGATACAGACCCCGAGGTGACCGCCACCTCATCGAGGCGGCGTGAGGCGTCAGCCAGGACAGGGACAATAAACTCCTCGGAAGTGATGGTGAGCAGAAAGATGCAGCCAAAAGTAGCGACGATCTTGGCGTTGAGCGAGGTCCAGTTGATAAACTTCGTGCGCGGGTACTCGAGCTCGTAGCAGAGCGTCGGACAGAGCAGGTAATCGAAGTAGTTAGACCAGGTCAGATTGCGCGGGTACGTGATGTTTCCCATGGGGCTGGTGAGCTCCCGCGCCAGGTCCtcgcgcagcgtctcgagctcatcggcgctgcgctcgtcgtcttcgtcgtcgggcggcgtctgttcgcccagcgtcggcttggcggcggcggccgggttCATGGACGTGGGGATCCCGGATATGCTGGCCTTGCgcagcacggccgccgggTACTGGTAGGCGGGCCCGCGATCCGCGTCCGACGACGGGTTGTCAAGGGCGTGCAGGCGCTTCTCCGTCTCGGAAAGGTGGCCGTTGTAGAAGGCGTACGAGTGCATCTTCATGAGCAGCACCATGGtatgcagcagcagaaagACCTGGGCGGTCCACGTCCACTCAAGCCAAAAGGGGATGAAGATCCAAAGCGCGAGCCAGGCCACCTGGTAGAGGCTCTGgacggccatgccgcccttCTTCCACGTCCAGGCGCTGTCGggggcgctcgcgcgcgcccaccGGTGCAGCGGCAGGCTGACGGCGGTGCCAGCGACCATGAGGAAGTCGGCAATGGCCAGGTGCCACAGCTTGACGGTGAAGAGGGTCCATATCTGGATGCGCAGGGGGTGGCCCGTGTCCTTGAAGTTGCGCAgcatggtggtgatgcccatgatggcgaggccgatcCAGAAGAGGTTGAAGAAGCCGTGGAAGTCGCGGTAGTCGCTCTCGGG
This sequence is a window from Purpureocillium takamizusanense chromosome 8, complete sequence. Protein-coding genes within it:
- the ARE2_2 gene encoding Sterol O-acyltransferase (EggNog:ENOG503NXII~TransMembrane:9 (i112-132o152-171i192-212o218-239i368-386o422-445i499-518o524-541i553-575o)~COG:I), which translates into the protein MGSADVVANGRDTGGHVLRPRARKPVHSQLSHVSRTSAEENHHLTVAEPDSAMTSGRSTPVPENAPPSTKSLSSARKQLRAEQRRRIFPTIEFASRVSHFDPESDYRDFHGFFNLFWIGLAIMGITTMLRNFKDTGHPLRIQIWTLFTVKLWHLAIADFLMVAGTAVSLPLHRWARASAPDSAWTWKKGGMAVQSLYQVAWLALWIFIPFWLEWTWTAQVFLLLHTMVLLMKMHSYAFYNGHLSETEKRLHALDNPSSDADRGPAYQYPAAVLRKASISGIPTSMNPAAAAKPTLGEQTPPDDEDDERSADELETLREDLARELTSPMGNITYPRNLTWSNYFDYLLCPTLCYELEYPRTKFINWTSLNAKIVATFGCIFLLTITSEEFIVPVLADASRRLDEVAVTSGSVSESTLILAESISWLLFPFMLTFLLVFLVIFEYVLGAFAEITHFADRHFYADWWNSTDWMEFSREWNVPVYSFLRRHVYSASRPHTGKAGAMVITFLISAVGHEIVMACITKKLRGYGFVCQMLQLPIVMLQRTKWVRGRETLNNVCFWCSMIMGLSMICALYVLV